In Zingiber officinale cultivar Zhangliang chromosome 3B, Zo_v1.1, whole genome shotgun sequence, a single window of DNA contains:
- the LOC121967905 gene encoding probable E3 ubiquitin-protein ligase XERICO, producing MGLSSLPTPSDSVLTLVLVNTALTISILKQLLGSLTHLLRLRAAPPLPSDHAAGEQAQEPHSLTERFRTWCKPVRFGSTLGRRRERTADCRVCLARFEPDSVVNRLLCGHFFHKTCLEKWLDYQHATCPLCRTPVLPGEEPGVACFISTSSWPWF from the coding sequence CCTTTCGAGCCTGCCGACCCCATCCGATAGCGTGCTCACTCTGGTGCTCGTCAACACCGCCCTCACCATCTCCATCCTGAAGCAGCTTCTCGGCTCCCTGACCCACCTCCTCCGACTACGCGCGGCGCCTCCACTGCCTTCGGATCACGCCGCTGGGGAACAGGCTCAGGAGCCGCACAGCCTGACGGAGCGGTTCCGCACCTGGTGCAAGCCGGTCCGGTTCGGCTCCACCCTGGGGCGGAGGCGGGAGCGGACCGCCGACTGCCGCGTCTGCCTCGCCCGGTTCGAGCCGGACTCAGTGGTGAACCGTCTCCTCTGCGGCCATTTCTTCCACAAAACCTGCTTAGAAAAGTGGCTCGACTACCAGCACGCCACTTGTCCCCTCTGCCGGACTCCCGTCCTCCCTGGCGAGGAACCGGGCGTTGCCTGCTTCATCTCGACTTCTTCTTGGCCGTGGTTTTAG